One genomic region from Salvia hispanica cultivar TCC Black 2014 chromosome 2, UniMelb_Shisp_WGS_1.0, whole genome shotgun sequence encodes:
- the LOC125207769 gene encoding exocyst complex component EXO84C, whose translation MKMVESSEEEDDFPSMESVTPQSKIDTVYQSKTEKGIRKICFELLDLKDAVENLCSNTRTKYLAFLRLSDEVVEMKHELNDLQKHISSHGILIQDLMSGVSRELEEWSGAGGDVSEAEDPLTNETDGIFSTEVEDRRMLFLEHVDVLLAEHKIEEAIDAIDTEERTYPELKGAGDSTTDESSSFKSALSKRKAMLENQLVEISRQPSVGILELRKVLSSLLKLGKGPLAHQIFLKSYGSRLQRSIEDFLALCPCYPETYSATLSNLVFSMISLANKDSGQMFGDNPLYSNKIVQWAEWEIESLVRLVKENAPPSETSSALRAASVFVQASLNHCSELEKQDLKLTKLLLVLLQPYVEEVLELNFRRARKLALDLVGTDESMPLSPRLASPLSTFATSSDRLLVDCGMRFIFAVKEIAEQLTRLVILHFGGNILTRISELFDKYVEVLIKSLTGATEDDNLTDLKEHVPFNAETDSQQLALLGTAFTIVEELLPMVVSRIWNALGESKESGDGLTENAMTPINSSIDPREWRRQLQQSLDKLRDHFCRQYVLSFIYSRDGETRLEAQIYIGGKGKDLLWNSDPLPSLPFQALFGKLQQLAAVAGDVLLGKEKIQKVLLARLTETVVMWLSNEEEFWGVLENESAPLRPVGLQQLILDMHFTVEIARFAGYPSRHLNKVSSDIIARAVKAFAARGVDPQSSVPEDEWFVETAKGAINKLLMGGSGSDVSEVDDEEDDEHHIIMDDEVVSDSDDSPSSLSSVESDESFASAQMEELDSPVLTDSEN comes from the exons ATGAAAATGGTGGAAAGCAGCGAAGAGGAAGATGATTTCCCCTCCATGGAAAGCGTCACGCCTCAGTCCAAGATCGACACCGTCTATCAGTCCAAAACTGAAAAG GGAATCAGAAAGATCTGTTTTGAGCTATTGGATTTGAAAGATGCAGTTGAGAACTTGTGCAGCAATACTCGAACAAAGTATTTGGCCTTTTTAAG GTTATCTGATGAAGTGGTTGAAATGAAGCACGAGTTAAATGACCTCCAAAAGCATATCTCTTCTCATGGGATTCTTATCCAGGATTTAATGAGTGGCGTGTCTCGTGAATTGGAAGAATGGAGTGGAGCTGGTGGAGATGTCTCTGAGGCTGAGGACCCTCTAACTAATGAAACTGATGGAATATTCTCGACTGAAGTGGAAGATCGACGAATGCTGTTTTTGGAGCATGTGGATGTTCTACTGGCAGAgcataaaatagaagaagcAATAGATGCAATTGATACAGAAGAGCGAACTTACCCCGAGCTGAAAGGGGCGGGGGATAGTACAACTGATGAAAGCTCCTCTTTCAAGTCTGCTCTCTCGAAGAGAAAAGCCATGCTTGAAAACCAGCTCGTTGAGATTAGCCGACAGCCCTCAGTTGGTATTCTAGAACTGAGGAAGGTGTTGTCCAGTTTATTGAAGCTTGGGAAGGGCCCCTTGGCACATCagatatttttgaaatcttACGGTTCTCGTCTCCAGAGAAGCATTGAAGATTTTCTTGCACTGTGCCCTTGCTATCCGGAAACGTATTCTGCCACTCTGTCTAATCTCGTCTTCTCTATGATTTCATTGGCAAACAAAGATTCTGGCCAGATGTTTGGCGATAACCCTCTTTATAGTAACAAAATAGTTCAATGGGCAGAATGGGAGATAGAATCGTTGGTCCGATTGGTCAAGGAAAACGCCCCTCCTTCTGAGACATCTTCTGCTTTGCGCGCAGCTAGTGTGTTTGTTCAGGCTAGTCTTAACCACTGCTCTGAATTGGAAAAGCAGGATCTGAAGCTAACGAAGCTACTTCTCGTGCTCTTGCAACCTTACGTTGAAGAGGTGCTTGAGTTAAACTTCCGAAGGGCCAGAAAATTGGCTCTTGATTTGGTTGGAACTGATGAAAGCATGCCTCTATCACCTCGTTTGGCATCTCCTCTTTCTACATTCGCAACTTCATCTGATCGTCTGCTTGTTGATTGCGGGATGAGATTCATTTTTGCTGTCAAG GAGATAGCCGAGCAGCTAACTCGCTTGGTCATCCTGCACTTTGGAGGAAACATACTGACGCGTATATCAGAGCTTTTTGACAAGTATGTTGAAGTCTTGATTAAATCCTTAACCGGTGCAACTGAAGATGACAATTTGACTGACCTAAAGGAACATGTGCCTTTCAACGCGGAGACAGACTCTCAGCAGCTTGCGTTATTGGGAACTGCATTTACAATTGTCGAAGAGTTATTGCCTATGGTAGTGTCGAGAATCTGGAACGCGTTAGGTGAAAGCAAAGAATCGGGAGATGGTCTAACGGAGAATGCAATGACTCCTATTAACAGTAGTATCGATCCTAGAGAATGGAGGCGTCAGCTTCAACAATCTCTCGACAAACTAAGGGATCATTTCTGTCGACAATATGTTTTAAGTTTCATTTATTCAAGAGATGGCGAGACCAGATTAGAAGCGCAGATATATATCggtggaaaaggaaaagatttaCTCTGGAACTCCGATCCTCTTCCTTCGTTGCCATTCCAG GCATTATTCGGGAAGCTGCAGCAACTGGCCGCGGTGGCAGGAGATGTTTTGTTAGGAAAAGAGAAGATACAGAAGGTTCTACTGGCTAGGTTGACCGAAACCGTGGTGATGTGGTTGTCGAATGAGGAGGAATTCTGGGGAGTTCTGGAGAACGAGTCAGCTCCTCTTCGCCCAGTTGGTTTGCAGCAG TTGATACTCGATATGCACTTCACCGTTGAGATTGCACGGTTTGCTGGCTATCCTTCTCGACACCTCAACAAGGTATCGTCAGACATAATTGCCCGCGCTGTCAAGGCATTCGCTGCTAGAGGAGTAGATCCGCAGAG CTCGGTTCCTGAGGATGAATGGTTCGTGGAAACTGCAAAAGGCGCGATAAACAAGCTTCTGATGGGGGGCTCCGGCTCGGATGTGTCGGAGGTTGATGATGAGGAAGACGACGAGCACCACATCATCATGGACGACGAAGTCGTCTCGGACTCAGACGATTCGCCCTCTTCGCTGTCGTCGGTGGAGAGTGACGAGTCATTTGCTTCTGCACAAATGGAGGAATTGGATAGCCCTGTTTTGACTGATTCTGAGAATTGA
- the LOC125206891 gene encoding zinc finger protein ZPR1-like has translation MSPLIDFMRSGTTRFLLTVIPHFRKILLSAFECPHCGERNNFVQFAGEIQPKGCHYVLDVPSGDKKMFNRQVVKSETATIKIPELEFEIPPEAQRGSLSTVEGILVRAIEGLETLQEERKRVDPVTAEAIDRFLVKLRTCASGESHFTFTLDDPAGNSFIENPCAPSSDPHLTIKFYERTPEQQAALGYVADPSEREPGVENNLDSSNSVSVTQEEPHGSVGAIGGRRAIAQGNSAEIADALFRYSAPEEVMTFPTTCGACAASCECRMFMTNIPYFQEVIVMASTCDGCGYRNSEVKPGGAIPDKGKKIVVLVKNARDLSRDVIKSDTASVVIPELELELSSGTLGGLVTTVEGLISKIGESLARVHGFTFGDSMDDDKRSKWKEFQAKIEQLKRLEEPWTLILDDALSNSFIAPATDEMKDDAQLSFEEYERSWEQNEELGLNDMDTSAGDAAYESADVEPNEKANDA, from the exons ATGAGTCCTTTAATTGATTTCATGAGAAGC GGGACGACTCGGTTCTTGCTAACCGTAATTCCTCATTTTAGAAAG ATATTGCTATCAGCCTTTGAATGTCCACATTGTGGTGAGAG GAATAATTTTGTTCAATTTGCCGGTGAAATACAGCCTAAAGGCTGCCACTACGTACTGGATGTTCCATCAGGTGATAAAAAG ATGTTCAATCGTCAAGTGGTGAAATCAGAGACTGCCACAATCAAG ATCCCTGAATTGGAATTTGAGATTCCTCCAGAGGCTCAGCGTGGTTCCTTGTCAACG GTAGAAGGGATACTGGTCAGAGCTATAGAGGGGTTGGAGACCCTTCAGGAAGAGCGGAAG AGAGTCGATCCTGTGACAGCTGAAGCAATCGATAGGTTCTTAGTGAAACTGAGAACTTGTGCATCCGGCGAGTCGCATTTTACCTTCACCCTCGACGATCCTGCAGGAAACAGCTTTATTGAGAATCC GTGCGCTCCGTCTTCTGATCCACATTTGACTATCAAGTTCTATGAGCGAACGCCTGAACAACAAGCGGCCTTAGGGTATGTTGCAGACCCGTCAGAACGAGAACCCGGTGTTGAAAATAACTTAGACAGCTCAAACAGTGTTTCTGTAACACAAGAGGAACCACATGGCTCGGTTGGAGCAATAGGCGGCCGCCGAGCTATTGCACAGGGTAATAGTGCAGAAATAGCAGATGCTTTATTTCGGTATTCAGCCCCTGAAGAG GTCATGACTTTTCCTACCACTTGTGGTGCTTGTGCCGCGAGCTGTGAGTGTCGCATGTTTATGACGA ATATCCCTTACTTCCAAGAAGTGATTGTTATGGCTTCCACATGTGATGGCTGTGGATACCGTAACTCGGAG GTCAAGCCTGGTGGTGCTATACCCGATAAAGGGAAAAAGATAGTTGTTCTTGTGAAGAACGCCAGAGATCTTAGTCGCGATGTGATAAAG TCGGATACGGCCTCCGTTGTAATACCAGAGCTCGAGCTGGAACTTTCTAGTGGCACATTGGGCGGACTCGTCACAACTGTCGAAGGCTTGATATCCAAGATCGGTGAAA GCCTTGCGAGAGTGCACGGGTTCACTTTTGGTGATAGTATGGATGATGACAAACGGAGCAAGTGGAAAGAATTCCAGGCCAAAATCGAGCAG CTGAAAAGGTTGGAAGAGCCTTGGACTTTGATTCTCGACGACGCACTGTCCAATTCTTTCATCGCCCCTGCGACCGATGAAATGAAGGACGACGCCCAGTTATCAT TCGAGGAGTACGAGAGGTCGTGGGAGCAGAACGAGGAGCTCGGTCTCAACGACATGGATACGTCTGCTGGAGACGCTGCTTACGAGTCTGCTGATGTTGAGCCAAATGAGAAGGCAAATGATGCATGA
- the LOC125205948 gene encoding vesicle-associated membrane protein 721-like has protein sequence MGQNSRKTLIYALVARGTPPVVLAEYTEFSGNFNSIAYQCLQKLPASNNKFTYNCDNHTFNYLVHDGFTYCVVAEESAGRQLPMAFLERIKDDFVAKYGGGKAATAPANGLNKEFGPKLKEQMLYCVEHPEEISKFAKVKAQVSEVKGVMMENIEKVLDRGEKIELLVDKSENLHHQAQDFRNTGTQIRRKMWLQNMKIKLIVLAIIIALILIIVLSVCKGFHC, from the exons ATGGGGCAAAACAGCCGGAAGACGCTGATCTACGCGCTGGTGGCGCGGGGAACGCCGCCGGTGGTGCTGGCGGAGTACACGGAGTTCAGCGGGAACTTCAATTCGATAGCGTATCAGTGCCTCCAGAAGCTTCCGGCCTCCAACAACAAGTTCACCTACAACTGCGACAATCACACCTTCAATTACCTCGTTCATGACGGATTCA CTTACTGTGTTGTTGCTGAAGAGTCAGCTGGAAGGCAGCTTCCTATGGCTTTTCTAGAACGCATAAAGGATGACTTTGTAGCGAAATATGGTGGAGGGAAGGCTGCAACAGCTCCTGCGAATGGCCTTAACAAAGAATTTGG ACCAAAATTGAAGGAACAAATGCTATACTGCGTCGAGCACCCTGAGGAGATTAGCAAATTTGCAAAGGTCAAGGCTCAGGTTTCAGAAGTGAAAGGTGTTATGATGGAAAATATCGAGAAG GTTCTAGATCGCGGTGAGAAGATAGAGCTTCTGGTGGATAAGAGTGAAAACCTTCATCATCAG GCCCAGGACTTCAGAAACACCGGAACGCAAATCAGGAGAAAAATGTGGTTGCAAAACATGAAGATCAAACTGATCGTTTTGGCGATCATCATTGCGCTGATCCTCATAATAGTTCTCTCGGTCTGCAAGGGGTTCCATTGTTGA
- the LOC125203843 gene encoding BOI-related E3 ubiquitin-protein ligase 1-like, with protein MPFSQLTIPSLEIEKPQKQTKSVINSMAVDARPHNLFSPPLIQDREMMNLNVMSQGNGASAAYNAQQMRFLGIPSAAALPENQFYHHNHHSAAGMSQAKTSVNTDSGVTYNNISAPRKRSFAQFNAVQNFAPQKRLNQLPTLAGEEIMPQAQIQQYQFEIDAIISQHTKKIRFELEERQKQQSRLLAAAIGEGVMKKLKEKDEQIQRMGKLNLALQERVKSLYVENQLWRDLAQSNEATANSLRINLEQVLQHVGSGGEERIAAVEDDAESCCGSNDAEAQEKEERSSSCYSDRRCRLCGDRQSCVLLLPCRHLCLCSVCGSGSHQLQSCPVCNVSMTATLHVNMS; from the exons ATGCCTTTCTCGCAATTGACAATTCCCTCTCTAGAAATTGAGAAACCGCAAAAACAAACGAAATCTGTGATTAATTCAATGGCAGTCGATGCAAGGCCTCACAATCTCTTCTCGCCTCCGCTCATCCAAGACAG AGAGATGATGAATCTGAACGTGATGAGTCAAGGAAACGGCGCCTCCGCCGCGTACAACGCGCAGCAGATGCGGTTCCTCGGGATCCCCTCCGCCGCGGCATTGCCGGAGAATCAATTCTACCACCACAACCACCACTCAGCGGCGGGGATGTCGCAGGCGAAGACGTCGGTCAACACCGACAGCGGCGTCACGTATAACAACATCTCCGCGCCGAGGAAGCGCTCCTTCGCTCAATTCAACGCCGTCCAGAATTTCGCGCCGCAGAAGAGGCTCAATCAACTGCCGACGCTCGCCGGCGAGGAAATCATGCCGCAGGCGCAAATCCAGCAGTATCAGTTCGAGATCGACGCGATAATCTCACAACAT aCGAAGAAGATACGATTCGAATTGGAGGAGCGGCAGAAGCAGCAATCTCGACTGCTCGCGGCGGCGATCGGCGAAGGCGTGATGAAGAAACTGAAGGAAAAGGACGAACAGATTCAGAGAATGGGGAAATTGAATCTCGCCTTACAAGAGAGAGTCAAAAGCCTCTACGTCGAGAATCAGCTATGGAGAGATTTGGCGCAATCGAACGAAGCCACCGCGAATTCGCTGCGGATCAATCTCGAGCAAGTCCTCCAGCACGTCGGCAGCGGCGGAGAGGAACGCATCGCGGCGGTGGAAGACGACGCCGAGTCGTGCTGCGGCAGCAACGACGCCGAGGCGCAGGAGAAGGAGGAACGCAGCAGCAGTTGCTATAGTGACCGGCGGTGCAGGCTTTGCGGTGACAGACAGTCGTGTGTTCTGCTGCTGCCGTGCCGGCATCTCTGCCTCTGCTCCGTATGCGGGAGCGGGTCCCACCAGCTGCAGTCGTGCCCCGTGTGTAACGTTAGCATGACCGCCACATTGCATGTTAACAtgtcatga